The Streptococcus sp. VT 162 genome has a window encoding:
- a CDS encoding phosphoglycerate kinase, which yields MAKLTVKDVDLKGKKVLVRVDFNVPVKDGVITNDNRITAALPTIKYILEQGGRAILFSHLGRVKEEADKEGKSLAPVAADLAAKLGQEVKFIPGVTRGAELEAAVNALEDGQVLLVENTRFEDVDGKKESKNDSELGKYWASLGDGIFVNDAFGTAHRAHASNVGISANVEKAVAGFLLENEIAYIQEAVEAPERPFVAILGGSKVSDKIGVIENLLEKADKVLIGGGMTYTFYKAQGIEIGNSLVEEDKLDVAKALLEKANGKLILPVDSKEANAFADYTEVKDTEGEAVDPGFLGLDIGPKSIAKFDEALTGAKTVVWNGPMGVFENPDFQAGTIGVMDAIVKQPGVKSIIGGGDSAAAAINLGRADKFSWISTGGGASMELLEGKVLPGLAALTEK from the coding sequence ATGGCAAAATTGACTGTTAAAGACGTTGACTTGAAAGGGAAAAAAGTTCTCGTTCGTGTTGACTTCAACGTACCTGTTAAAGATGGCGTGATTACCAATGATAACCGTATCACTGCAGCTCTTCCAACTATCAAGTACATCCTTGAACAAGGTGGACGTGCAATCCTCTTCTCTCACCTTGGACGTGTAAAAGAAGAAGCAGACAAAGAAGGTAAATCACTTGCTCCTGTAGCTGCTGACTTGGCTGCTAAATTGGGACAAGAAGTTAAATTTATCCCAGGTGTTACACGTGGTGCTGAATTGGAAGCCGCTGTTAACGCTCTTGAAGATGGACAAGTTCTCTTGGTTGAAAACACTCGTTTCGAAGATGTTGACGGCAAGAAAGAATCTAAAAACGATTCTGAACTTGGTAAATACTGGGCTTCACTTGGAGATGGTATCTTCGTAAACGATGCATTCGGTACTGCTCACCGTGCACACGCATCTAACGTTGGTATCTCAGCAAACGTTGAAAAAGCAGTTGCTGGTTTCCTTCTTGAAAACGAAATTGCCTACATCCAAGAAGCAGTTGAAGCTCCAGAACGTCCATTCGTAGCGATCCTTGGTGGTTCAAAAGTATCTGACAAGATTGGTGTTATCGAAAACTTGCTTGAAAAAGCTGATAAAGTGCTTATCGGTGGTGGGATGACTTACACATTCTACAAAGCTCAAGGTATCGAAATCGGTAACTCACTTGTAGAAGAAGATAAATTGGATGTTGCGAAAGCTCTTCTTGAAAAAGCAAACGGCAAATTGATCTTGCCAGTTGACTCAAAAGAAGCAAACGCATTTGCTGACTACACTGAAGTGAAAGACACTGAAGGTGAAGCAGTAGACCCAGGCTTCCTTGGTTTGGATATCGGTCCTAAATCTATCGCTAAATTTGACGAAGCTTTGACTGGTGCAAAAACAGTTGTATGGAACGGACCTATGGGTGTATTTGAAAACCCTGACTTCCAAGCTGGTACAATCGGTGTCATGGACGCTATCGTGAAACAACCAGGTGTGAAATCAATCATCGGTGGTGGTGACTCAGCTGCTGCAGCCATCAACCTTGGTCGTGCAGACAAGTTCTCATGGATCTCTACTGGTGGTGGAGCATCAATGGAACTCCTTGAAGGTAAAGTTCTTCCAGGATTGGCAGCTTTGACTGAAAAATAA
- a CDS encoding membrane protein: protein MSYFKKYKFDKSQFKLGMRTFKTGIAVFIVLLIFGFFGWKGLQIGALTAVFSLRESFDKSVHFGTSRILGNSIGGFYALVFFLLNTLFHGAFWVTLLVVPICTMLTIMTNVAMNNKAGVIGGVAAMLIITLSIPSGETFLYVFARVFETFMGVFVAILVNYDIEQLKLFWEKKRK, encoded by the coding sequence ATGAGTTATTTTAAAAAATATAAATTTGATAAGTCACAGTTCAAGCTTGGTATGCGAACCTTCAAAACGGGGATTGCCGTATTTATAGTTCTCTTGATTTTTGGTTTTTTTGGCTGGAAGGGACTTCAAATCGGAGCATTAACAGCGGTCTTCAGTCTACGAGAAAGCTTTGATAAGAGTGTCCATTTTGGAACTTCGCGTATCTTAGGAAATAGCATCGGAGGTTTTTACGCCCTTGTCTTTTTCCTCTTAAACACTTTATTTCATGGAGCCTTTTGGGTAACCTTACTAGTTGTTCCGATTTGCACCATGTTAACCATTATGACAAATGTTGCCATGAACAACAAGGCAGGAGTTATCGGTGGTGTAGCGGCTATGTTGATTATTACCCTATCAATACCGAGCGGAGAAACATTTTTGTACGTGTTTGCGCGCGTATTTGAAACATTTATGGGAGTTTTTGTCGCAATCCTTGTTAATTATGATATTGAGCAACTGAAACTCTTTTGGGAGAAAAAAAGAAAATAA
- a CDS encoding MerR family transcriptional regulator, whose product MKEREFRRNMAVFPIGSVMKLTDLSARQIRYYEDQELIKPDRNEGNRRMYSLNDMDRLLEIKDYISEGHNIAAIKKKYAEREAKSKKAVSQTEVRRALHNELLQQGRFASVRSPFGRG is encoded by the coding sequence ATGAAGGAAAGAGAATTTCGCCGAAATATGGCTGTTTTTCCTATCGGCAGTGTTATGAAATTGACCGATCTCTCGGCGCGTCAGATTCGTTATTATGAAGATCAAGAGTTGATCAAACCTGATCGAAACGAAGGAAACCGTCGCATGTATTCGTTGAATGACATGGATCGTCTACTTGAAATCAAAGATTATATCTCTGAAGGTCATAATATTGCTGCGATTAAGAAAAAATATGCTGAACGCGAGGCGAAGTCCAAGAAAGCCGTGAGTCAGACGGAAGTGCGTCGCGCACTCCACAATGAACTCCTCCAGCAGGGGCGCTTTGCTTCAGTACGGTCACCCTTTGGTCGCGGTTAG
- a CDS encoding glutamine synthetase — MPITAADIRREVKEKNVTFIRLMFSDILGTMKNVEIPATDEQLDKVLSNKAMFDGSSIEGFVRINESDMYLYPDLDTWTVFPWGDENGSVAGLICDVYTTEGEPFAGDPRGNLKRALSHMEEVGFKSFNLGPEPEFFLFKLDENGDPTLEVNDKGGYFDLAPTDLADNTRREIVNVLTKMGFEVEASHHEVAVGQHEIDFKYDEVLRACDKIQIFKLVVKTIARKHGLYATFMAKPKFGIAGSGMHCNMSLFDAEGNNAFFDPNDPKGMQLSETAYHFLGGLIKHAYNYTAIMNPTVNSYKRLVPGYEAPVYIAWAGRNRSPLVRVPASRGMGTRLELRSVDPMANPYIAMAVLLEVGLHGIENKIEAPAPIEENIYIMTAEERKEAGITDLPSTLHNALKALTEDEVVKAALGEHIYTSFLEAKRIEWASYATFVSQWEVDNYLDLY; from the coding sequence ATGCCAATCACAGCTGCAGATATTCGTCGTGAAGTCAAGGAAAAAAATGTTACCTTTATCCGTCTCATGTTTTCAGATATTCTGGGAACCATGAAAAACGTCGAAATTCCTGCTACAGATGAACAGTTAGATAAGGTCTTGTCAAACAAAGCCATGTTTGATGGCTCTTCTATTGAAGGTTTTGTACGTATCAATGAGTCAGATATGTACTTGTACCCAGACTTGGATACATGGACAGTCTTCCCTTGGGGAGATGAAAATGGAAGTGTTGCAGGTTTGATCTGTGATGTCTATACAACAGAAGGCGAACCCTTTGCAGGTGACCCACGTGGTAATCTGAAGCGTGCACTTAGTCATATGGAAGAAGTAGGATTCAAATCCTTCAACCTTGGTCCAGAACCAGAATTCTTCCTATTTAAGTTGGATGAAAATGGGGATCCAACTCTTGAGGTAAATGACAAGGGTGGCTACTTCGACTTGGCCCCTACTGACCTTGCAGACAATACGCGTCGTGAAATCGTGAATGTCTTGACCAAAATGGGATTTGAAGTAGAAGCGAGTCACCACGAGGTTGCGGTTGGACAACATGAAATTGACTTCAAGTATGATGAAGTCCTCCGTGCCTGTGACAAGATTCAAATCTTTAAACTCGTTGTTAAAACCATTGCTCGCAAACATGGCCTTTACGCAACCTTTATGGCTAAACCGAAATTTGGTATTGCTGGATCAGGTATGCACTGTAATATGTCCTTGTTTGATGCAGAAGGAAATAATGCCTTCTTTGATCCAAATGATCCAAAAGGAATGCAGTTGTCTGAAACGGCCTACCATTTCCTTGGCGGTTTGATTAAGCATGCTTACAACTATACTGCTATCATGAACCCAACAGTTAACTCATACAAACGTTTGGTTCCAGGTTATGAAGCGCCTGTTTACATTGCTTGGGCTGGTCGTAACCGTTCGCCACTTGTGCGCGTACCAGCTTCACGTGGTATGGGAACTCGTCTTGAGTTGCGTTCAGTGGACCCGATGGCAAACCCATACATCGCTATGGCAGTTCTATTGGAAGTTGGTTTGCATGGTATTGAAAACAAAATCGAAGCACCAGCTCCTATCGAAGAAAATATCTATATCATGACAGCGGAAGAGCGTAAGGAAGCTGGAATTACTGACCTTCCATCAACGCTTCACAACGCCTTGAAAGCCTTGACTGAGGATGAAGTGGTCAAGGCAGCCCTAGGTGAACACATCTACACGAGCTTCCTTGAAGCTAAACGTATCGAGTGGGCTAGCTATGCAACCTTTGTGTCACAATGGGAAGTTGATAATTATCTTGATTTGTATTAA
- a CDS encoding thioredoxin signature protein translates to MQKDKWWLPFLAVGVIIGLSVGLIYYTRPAKDGEVGTSSVSQSTSSAENNTALSLKGQQLPEFKMTSQDGKLVASSELYDKPMLIVEWASWCPHCQKQLPIVQQMYEKYGEQINFVLLNMNEPGKETKESADRYIKEKGYTFPYYYDEDQSAADLLQVQTIPSMYFVTKKQEVKNVLVNHSDAESFSKELQTLLN, encoded by the coding sequence ATGCAAAAAGATAAGTGGTGGCTTCCGTTTTTAGCAGTGGGAGTCATCATCGGATTGTCGGTGGGTTTGATTTATTATACTAGACCCGCTAAGGACGGAGAAGTAGGGACTTCATCAGTTTCGCAATCAACTTCAAGTGCTGAGAACAATACTGCCTTGAGTCTAAAAGGTCAACAACTTCCAGAATTTAAAATGACTTCTCAAGACGGTAAATTGGTTGCTAGTTCAGAACTGTATGATAAACCTATGTTAATTGTCGAATGGGCTAGTTGGTGTCCTCATTGTCAGAAACAACTACCCATTGTTCAGCAGATGTATGAAAAGTATGGTGAACAGATCAATTTTGTTTTACTAAATATGAACGAACCTGGTAAAGAAACAAAAGAGAGTGCTGATCGATACATTAAGGAAAAAGGATACACTTTCCCTTATTACTATGACGAAGATCAATCAGCTGCAGATCTATTACAGGTTCAGACCATACCAAGTATGTATTTTGTAACCAAAAAGCAAGAAGTAAAAAATGTATTGGTTAACCATTCCGATGCGGAAAGCTTTTCTAAAGAGTTGCAAACACTACTCAACTAA
- a CDS encoding cell surface protein: MRDFIKKVSILFIILFLSVPLALMGQLLGSAAANEGGSTIEVGGNTKITQNGCSRKIEKTEKISWRLPRKPVDLVILQDASGSFKNTIPNVQNALKTLTTFVKEEEYDENNPRLVKTDNPDTSDRVMMATFQGADGYNYYYNNDFTGRKDVYGSWGPDYDYKYKASNLSSDQNDIHQFINNIKVAGGTPTVPAIDDVIAQYNERKGNMANGRKTIFLLITDGVANGKRDPDGKVRLEYSDYRNNILTRAWNFNELTEASQNVLGRVKEVKEASTRLKNVVGSEGTVVVGFWEDVTIFANSKAQYYDTYKEGYSKYFDIGDNRSVQEIFHEALEGMASPAKNINGKDVSFYVNEQSDINKFSSRVLESVGAALVKEDIKGEFEVTPGYKVDAVRINGKKIVSKVTDSKKEIRGKIVQEGDKVTISVPESVFNPGNNKFDYDLSKEAHAEQVDEDDEQDPPADYKPVKETVPVPELTGKFKVGDFATETIGGSKETVEVQKLEYCYPSATKKIADQDQSNDTGTIEDPLQLSKKPSYAANLSAKDETFTYTVDYNFNNAPYEFKKNVMLTDPLDYRLEVVGHHASGPQGQILTRVVKQNDDLGNERDVVVADVPSVNGYEYLVLQKAKMTITVRLKEQYRNNQASKEFMALLQDNDGFGLLNQGNIMWNGEDNNPDPSKHAKTADKPSTIRRSNPVYVKPPVDTEITKKVNDKEHEDLKAEEELFEYKVTAPWPGIADNFTLTDTVVSELEVQADSLNIKLGEKDNTELKTATKVEGQTVSLTLDKTQLEKISRKVTRRKTKDVQYLELTFKAKIRPGADLSKYKEDGQIKVPNTADVALNDIKKTSNKVTVTPPKPQEPSIDKKINENLDSFQTFDGQPYNYNITTAVPSDVANYKKFVIRDTLDANLELAGDVSIKGSAAALFDIHTNGQEITATVKDGQFGELAKYSTVELVIPAKVKNGVTGTTIENKASISFTNENNVEKEVESKPVTVTPPPVTKKINETLDHLDIATGQAYNYNIKTKLPTDITDYKKFVITDTLEGDLSVINETSSKPVIKGAAAAFFDVTVEGQTVTATMKDFAKATDLAGQEVELIIPAKINDGVTRINIPNTAKFSFTDKNDHSGEKETKPVTVTPPSEPGVDKKINETLTEATIGAETDFTYNIKAKLPNDITTYKSFVVTDTLDENLTPGQAEIKGAAAKFFDVTVQGQTVTATMKDFANAGDYGNQEVELVIHAKVKKDSKVPSIENKAKITYTNKNDQQGEKETKPVTVTPPPITKKVNGQEHADLGKLSEVFTYTIDSTVPHVADSFTISDDIVKELAFEGEATVTVDGQAVQDLTVKTEGQTLTVTFGKDQVKQYAGKAVQVSFNAKIKDGITFDALLTAYPNEAKDKPVVPNTASYIINDNPDSKKESKPVTVTPPPTTTPELKKEVNGAERYDLAKRNEEFTYTLKTTMPANATVFEMTDELKEVLEFVGENASATVKLDGEDAGSKATVTLSGQVIKVAFTEASVKADAGKSIEVNFKAKIRDNANLSAYVNKDGKTEIPNKASYDIDHNPKYHKDSNEVPVTPPTPEEPEIKKDVNGKESATLASQIKVEGQTITLTLTEEQVKANGGQAVELSFTAKIKAGADLTPYLTDRGFTVPNTASYDAKFPHKPGLHKDSNKVPVIVPKEPEPEITKKINRTLDHLDVEYDAPYMYNVNTALPKDIDKYKEFTVTDTLESVLAIADTPVAYVDGRDANGALETSVKGNTVTVKVKDFARLKGFKEIQLYIPAKLKANSDLKAYKDQLVPNKATVNFKDANGQSGSKESKPVTVKPRDPEKPTDPTPGEPAKTVGPENGSTPGTSYNLPNATDTFRFDITTPVPTDPVDENGNAKKDQYGRLVKTDLTKFTISDEIHSVLKVNKDRIALKVENAQFDKLKAALQAQVEQAEKELKALTGKSTDETSTENNKKEDLKAAEAKVAELKAKLEAAKAAQPAKPAETTTPATPATAAEETTPATSDSSATEDKKPATSEPSQGLASLEAELKAAEETLAKLQAPAEKEAELAPADKKQQQEKLENEIKNLKEAQTKLQVAIDKLSKVSNDRSELVGKELEAIATVTYDESQNIVTLEISDKDVLEALKGSKVTLVLYTNFREGTDFAQFATGVPNTAKVSFNDKSKTTNKVVVTPPVPVTPPAPNIPPAEGDIPKKPTEPGKTLPNTGSEVSTVLEVVAALAAGLAGLLVWKRKAER; encoded by the coding sequence ATGAGAGATTTCATTAAAAAGGTCTCCATATTGTTTATCATTTTATTCTTATCTGTTCCATTAGCCTTAATGGGACAGCTACTTGGTAGCGCTGCAGCAAATGAAGGCGGTAGTACTATTGAAGTAGGTGGAAATACAAAGATAACACAAAATGGATGTTCCCGTAAAATTGAAAAAACGGAAAAAATTAGCTGGCGCCTGCCTAGAAAACCAGTGGATTTGGTAATCTTGCAGGATGCGAGTGGATCATTTAAGAACACCATTCCAAATGTCCAGAATGCTTTAAAAACTCTGACGACATTTGTGAAGGAAGAAGAGTATGATGAAAATAACCCACGTTTGGTTAAGACTGATAATCCAGATACATCAGACCGGGTTATGATGGCGACCTTCCAAGGTGCAGATGGATACAACTACTACTACAATAACGATTTTACAGGCCGTAAAGATGTTTATGGTAGTTGGGGACCTGACTATGATTACAAATACAAGGCAAGTAACTTGTCTTCTGACCAAAATGATATCCATCAATTCATTAATAATATTAAAGTAGCGGGAGGAACACCAACTGTTCCAGCTATTGACGATGTCATTGCTCAATATAATGAAAGAAAAGGGAATATGGCTAATGGTCGTAAAACTATCTTTCTTTTGATTACGGATGGTGTTGCCAATGGGAAACGTGACCCTGATGGTAAGGTTCGTCTAGAGTACAGTGACTATCGGAACAATATTCTTACACGTGCATGGAATTTTAATGAACTAACAGAGGCGTCTCAAAACGTTTTAGGGCGTGTGAAAGAGGTTAAGGAAGCATCTACAAGACTTAAAAATGTTGTTGGTTCTGAAGGAACAGTAGTAGTTGGTTTCTGGGAAGACGTAACAATCTTTGCGAATTCCAAAGCTCAGTACTATGACACATATAAAGAAGGTTATTCAAAATATTTTGATATAGGGGATAACCGAAGTGTCCAAGAGATTTTCCATGAAGCATTAGAGGGGATGGCTTCTCCAGCTAAAAATATCAATGGAAAAGATGTTTCCTTCTATGTTAATGAACAAAGCGATATCAATAAATTCTCAAGTCGAGTTCTAGAATCTGTTGGTGCTGCTCTGGTTAAAGAAGATATCAAAGGTGAGTTTGAAGTTACTCCAGGATATAAGGTAGATGCAGTTCGAATTAATGGTAAGAAGATTGTATCAAAGGTTACCGATTCGAAGAAAGAAATTCGTGGTAAGATTGTTCAAGAAGGAGACAAGGTTACAATCTCTGTTCCAGAGAGTGTCTTTAATCCAGGAAACAACAAGTTTGACTATGATTTGAGTAAGGAAGCACATGCTGAACAAGTTGATGAGGATGATGAGCAAGACCCTCCTGCAGACTACAAACCAGTTAAGGAGACAGTTCCAGTTCCTGAGTTGACTGGTAAATTTAAAGTTGGTGATTTTGCGACTGAAACAATCGGTGGTTCGAAAGAAACTGTAGAAGTTCAAAAACTTGAATACTGTTACCCAAGTGCCACCAAGAAAATTGCAGACCAAGATCAAAGCAATGATACTGGTACTATTGAAGATCCGCTTCAATTAAGCAAAAAACCATCCTATGCAGCGAACTTGTCTGCCAAAGATGAAACATTTACTTATACAGTAGATTACAACTTCAACAACGCTCCATATGAGTTCAAGAAAAATGTTATGCTGACTGACCCTCTTGACTATCGTTTAGAAGTTGTAGGTCATCATGCTTCTGGACCACAAGGTCAAATCTTGACTCGTGTAGTGAAACAAAATGACGATCTCGGAAACGAACGTGATGTTGTTGTTGCTGATGTACCAAGTGTGAATGGTTATGAATACTTAGTGCTTCAAAAAGCTAAAATGACCATTACCGTTCGCTTGAAGGAGCAATATCGCAATAATCAAGCGAGCAAAGAATTTATGGCCCTTCTTCAGGATAATGATGGCTTCGGTTTGCTGAATCAGGGTAATATCATGTGGAATGGTGAGGATAATAATCCTGATCCAAGTAAACATGCTAAAACAGCTGACAAACCAAGTACAATTCGTCGCTCAAACCCAGTCTATGTGAAACCACCAGTTGATACCGAAATTACGAAGAAGGTTAATGACAAAGAACATGAGGATTTGAAGGCAGAAGAGGAACTCTTTGAGTACAAGGTGACTGCTCCATGGCCAGGTATTGCGGACAACTTTACGCTGACAGATACAGTTGTTTCAGAGTTGGAAGTTCAGGCAGATAGCTTGAATATAAAACTTGGTGAAAAAGATAATACTGAGTTGAAAACTGCTACAAAAGTTGAAGGTCAGACTGTTTCACTGACTCTTGATAAAACTCAACTTGAAAAAATCTCACGTAAGGTAACGCGTCGTAAAACTAAAGATGTTCAATACCTTGAATTGACCTTCAAGGCTAAGATTCGTCCGGGTGCTGACCTTTCTAAATATAAGGAAGATGGTCAAATTAAAGTACCTAACACGGCAGATGTTGCCTTGAATGATATCAAGAAAACATCGAATAAAGTAACGGTTACACCACCAAAACCACAAGAACCTTCTATTGATAAGAAGATTAATGAGAACTTGGATAGCTTCCAAACGTTTGATGGGCAACCATACAACTACAACATTACAACAGCAGTACCAAGTGATGTTGCTAATTACAAGAAATTTGTGATTCGTGATACACTGGATGCTAATTTGGAACTTGCAGGAGACGTAAGTATTAAAGGTTCCGCAGCGGCCCTCTTTGATATCCACACCAATGGCCAAGAGATTACGGCAACGGTGAAGGATGGTCAGTTTGGTGAACTTGCAAAATACTCAACTGTTGAATTAGTCATTCCTGCAAAAGTTAAAAATGGTGTGACAGGTACAACCATTGAAAACAAGGCTTCTATTTCCTTTACAAATGAGAATAATGTAGAGAAAGAAGTTGAATCGAAACCTGTAACCGTAACGCCACCTCCTGTAACGAAGAAGATCAATGAAACTCTTGATCACTTAGATATCGCGACAGGTCAAGCGTATAACTACAACATTAAGACAAAACTTCCAACCGATATTACAGATTACAAGAAATTTGTGATTACAGATACACTTGAAGGAGATTTGTCAGTTATCAATGAAACTTCAAGCAAACCGGTTATCAAAGGAGCGGCTGCCGCCTTCTTCGATGTAACAGTTGAGGGTCAAACCGTGACTGCAACGATGAAGGACTTTGCGAAGGCTACAGACCTTGCTGGTCAAGAAGTGGAATTGATTATTCCGGCTAAGATCAATGATGGAGTGACTCGTATCAACATTCCAAATACTGCGAAGTTTAGTTTCACAGATAAGAATGATCACAGCGGAGAAAAAGAAACCAAACCGGTAACGGTAACGCCTCCATCAGAACCAGGCGTTGATAAGAAAATCAACGAAACATTGACAGAGGCAACCATCGGTGCAGAAACGGACTTCACGTATAATATCAAAGCAAAATTGCCAAATGATATTACAACATACAAGTCCTTCGTTGTAACGGATACCTTGGATGAGAACTTGACTCCAGGTCAAGCTGAAATCAAGGGAGCTGCAGCGAAATTCTTCGATGTAACAGTTCAAGGTCAAACCGTGACTGCAACGATGAAAGATTTTGCGAATGCGGGTGACTACGGTAACCAAGAAGTAGAGCTCGTGATTCATGCCAAAGTGAAGAAAGACTCAAAAGTTCCATCTATTGAGAACAAAGCTAAGATTACTTATACCAACAAGAATGACCAACAAGGTGAGAAAGAAACCAAACCGGTTACTGTCACTCCACCGCCAATCACTAAGAAGGTGAATGGTCAGGAACATGCAGATCTTGGTAAGTTATCAGAAGTCTTCACGTATACGATTGACTCAACGGTTCCACATGTGGCAGATAGCTTCACCATTTCAGATGATATCGTCAAAGAATTGGCATTTGAAGGGGAAGCAACGGTCACTGTTGACGGTCAAGCTGTTCAAGATTTGACTGTGAAAACAGAAGGTCAAACCTTGACAGTCACATTTGGAAAAGATCAAGTGAAACAATATGCTGGTAAAGCAGTCCAAGTTTCATTCAATGCCAAGATTAAAGACGGCATCACTTTCGATGCTCTCTTGACTGCTTATCCAAATGAAGCAAAAGACAAGCCAGTAGTACCAAATACTGCTAGCTACATCATTAATGACAATCCTGATTCTAAGAAAGAATCAAAACCAGTCACTGTCACTCCACCGCCAACAACAACTCCAGAGCTTAAGAAGGAAGTAAACGGAGCAGAACGTTACGATCTTGCAAAACGTAATGAAGAATTTACTTATACTTTGAAGACAACAATGCCTGCCAATGCAACTGTGTTTGAGATGACAGACGAGTTGAAAGAAGTTCTAGAATTTGTTGGTGAGAATGCTTCAGCTACTGTTAAACTTGATGGTGAGGATGCAGGATCTAAGGCGACAGTGACACTTTCTGGTCAAGTCATCAAAGTTGCCTTTACAGAAGCTTCTGTCAAAGCAGATGCCGGTAAGTCAATTGAAGTGAATTTCAAGGCTAAGATTAGAGATAATGCCAACTTGTCAGCTTATGTGAATAAAGATGGTAAGACAGAGATTCCGAATAAGGCTTCTTATGATATTGATCATAATCCAAAATATCACAAGGACTCTAACGAAGTCCCAGTAACGCCACCAACACCAGAAGAGCCAGAGATCAAGAAAGATGTGAATGGCAAAGAATCAGCAACACTTGCTAGCCAAATCAAGGTAGAAGGTCAAACCATTACCTTGACTCTTACAGAAGAACAAGTGAAAGCCAATGGCGGTCAAGCTGTGGAATTGAGCTTCACTGCGAAGATTAAAGCGGGAGCTGATTTGACTCCATATCTAACAGATCGTGGATTCACTGTTCCAAATACAGCTTCTTATGATGCGAAGTTCCCACACAAACCAGGGCTACACAAAGATTCGAATAAAGTTCCGGTTATCGTTCCAAAAGAACCAGAACCAGAAATTACGAAGAAAATCAATCGTACCTTGGACCACTTGGATGTGGAATACGATGCACCTTACATGTACAATGTCAATACAGCTTTACCAAAAGATATTGATAAGTATAAAGAGTTCACCGTAACTGATACTCTGGAATCTGTTTTAGCAATCGCTGATACGCCAGTAGCCTATGTGGATGGTCGTGATGCAAATGGAGCTCTTGAAACAAGTGTTAAGGGAAATACTGTCACTGTAAAAGTGAAAGATTTCGCTCGACTAAAAGGCTTCAAAGAGATTCAATTGTACATCCCAGCTAAACTCAAAGCGAATAGCGATTTGAAAGCTTATAAGGACCAATTGGTACCAAACAAAGCAACTGTCAACTTCAAGGATGCCAATGGTCAATCTGGCAGCAAGGAATCAAAACCGGTAACGGTGAAACCACGCGACCCAGAAAAACCAACAGATCCGACACCAGGTGAACCTGCTAAGACAGTTGGACCAGAAAATGGATCAACACCAGGGACTTCATACAACTTGCCAAATGCAACAGATACTTTCCGCTTCGATATCACTACTCCGGTTCCAACGGATCCAGTGGATGAAAATGGAAATGCCAAGAAAGATCAATATGGTCGTCTTGTCAAGACAGATTTGACGAAATTCACGATCAGTGATGAAATCCATTCAGTTTTGAAAGTCAATAAAGACCGAATCGCTCTTAAAGTTGAAAACGCTCAGTTTGACAAGCTCAAAGCAGCTCTTCAAGCCCAAGTTGAACAGGCAGAGAAGGAACTGAAAGCTTTGACAGGTAAGTCAACTGATGAGACCTCAACAGAGAATAACAAGAAGGAAGACCTAAAAGCGGCGGAAGCGAAAGTGGCTGAATTGAAAGCGAAGTTGGAAGCAGCTAAGGCAGCGCAACCAGCTAAACCAGCTGAAACTACAACACCAGCTACTCCAGCAACAGCTGCTGAAGAAACAACACCAGCTACATCTGATTCTTCTGCAACAGAAGATAAGAAACCTGCAACTAGCGAGCCAAGTCAAGGTCTTGCAAGCCTAGAGGCAGAGTTGAAAGCAGCTGAAGAAACCTTGGCTAAGCTTCAAGCACCAGCGGAGAAAGAAGCAGAATTAGCACCAGCTGATAAGAAACAACAACAAGAGAAACTTGAAAATGAAATCAAGAACCTGAAAGAAGCTCAAACTAAGCTTCAAGTGGCTATTGATAAATTGAGTAAGGTTTCAAATGATCGTAGTGAATTAGTAGGTAAAGAGTTGGAAGCAATTGCCACTGTTACTTACGATGAATCTCAAAACATTGTAACTCTTGAAATCAGCGATAAGGATGTTCTCGAAGCCTTGAAGGGAAG